Proteins from one Gossypium raimondii isolate GPD5lz chromosome 8, ASM2569854v1, whole genome shotgun sequence genomic window:
- the LOC105790898 gene encoding ethanolamine-phosphate cytidylyltransferase produces MAMEYESNNWIWDGVYYCPRLFGGLMLTAALLGLSTTYFGGIGLFPLSYVWSDSGIFHKKKCEKKRIRVYMDGCFDLMHYGHANALRQAKALGDELVVGVVSDEEIIANKGPPVLPMEERLALVSGLKWVDQVIANAPYAITEQFMNSLFNEHKIDYIIHGDDPCLLPDGSDAYALAKKAGRYKQIKRTEGVSSTDIVGRILCSVKDTEGGGDHTSTLLNGDSGERCHSQRAQISQFLPTSQRIVQFSNGKGPGPNARVVYIDGAFDLFHAGHVEILKKARQLGDFLLVGIHTDHIVREHRGMPYPVMHVHERSLSVLACRYVDEVIIGAPWEVTKDMITTFNISIVVHGTVAESNSLLPGETDPYAFPKSMGIFRLLESPKSLTTSSVSQRIVANHEAYVKRNVKKAQSEMKYYEEKTYVAGE; encoded by the exons ATGGCAATGGAATACGAGAGTAACAATTGGATTTGGGACGGGGTGTATTACTGCCCACGTCTCTTTGGTGGCCTAATGCTAACGGCTGCCTTGCTTGGTTTGTCTACCACTTATTTCGGTGGAATTGGACTGTTCCCATTGTCATATGTTTGGTCAGATTCAGGGATCTTCCACAAGAAGAAGTGTGAGAAGAAACGCATTCGAGTTTACATGGATGGGTGCTTTGATCTCATGCATTATGGCCATGCCAATGCGTTGAGGCAAGCTAAGGCTTTGGGAGATGAATTGGTGGTTGGGGTTGTAAGTGATGAGGAGATTATTGCCAATAAAGGTCCTCCTGTTCTGCCTATGGAAGAGAG GCTGGCACTTGTTAGTGGATTAAAGTGGGTGGATCAAGTAATAGCAAATGCCCCCTATGCAATTACTGAGCAATTCATGAACAGTCTGTTCAATGAGCATAAGATTGACTATATAATACATGGTGATGATCCTTGCCTTCTCCCTGATGGATCTGATGCTTATGCCTTGGCAAAGAAAGCCGGCCGCTACAAGCAGATTAAACGCACTGAAGGTGTCTCCAGCACGGATATTGTtg GAAGAATACTTTGTTCTGTAAAGGATACTGAAGGGGGTGGAGATCATACTAGCACACTTTTGAATGGAGATTCAGGTGAAAGATGTCATTCACAAAGGGCTCAGATTTCCCAATTTCTACCAACATCTCAGCGGATTGTGCAATTTTCAAATGGCAAG GGACCTGGACCAAATGCTCGCGTTGTATACATTGATGGGGCTTTCGATCTCTTTCATGCAGGGCATGTGGAG ATCCTTAAGAAGGCTAGGCAGCTTGGAGACTTTTTGCTTGTTGGTATCCATACTGACCATATTGTGAG AGAGCACAGGGGGATGCCTTACCCAGTTATGCATGTTCATGAGCGCAGTCTTAGTGTGTTAGCTTGCCGTTATGTTGATGAAGTTATCATTGGTGCTCCTTGGGAAGTTACTAAGGACATG ATTACGACCTTCAACATTTCTATTGTTGTGCATGGAACTGTTGCAGAGAGTAATTCTTTGTTGCCT GGTGAAACTGATCCATATGCATTTCCGAAGAGCATGGGAATTTTTCGGTTGCTTGAAAGCCCAAAAAGTTTAACCACTAGTTCTGTATCCCAAAGGATAGTTGCCAATCATGAGGCTTATGTG AAACGCAATGTGAAGAAGGCACAGAGTGAAATGAAATACTATGAAGAGAAGACTTATGTCGCAGGGGAGTAG